The DNA window CTGCTGTAAGCATGATTGTTGGGCACCTTGGCCTGATGTGTCATTCAAATGATGCCTATGCATGTACTGCCTTGGTTGTTGACTATGGACGTGTGCTGCTGAGTACAATGCCCTTTTATACCTGTTTCTATGTTGTCACTCACGCTCATCCGTATATAAGTCAAATTTATAAGCCCATAACTTTATAGTACAGAAAAGTTAACCACAAAATGTTACTCCTGCTCTTCACTTTTCCTAAATTACCTTTTTCTGACACGTAGTCAGACATTGTTCTTGGGGTATGATCCTTCAAATGTGGGGAATTTTTTAAAAAGGTTGTGCATACCGGTATCGAATACATACTTCTACCTGACCTCACCTCCAAGCCCAGTAACATAGACCAGAACTTTATTTCTCTATGGTACATAAATCTGTCATTGCTGGAGTGTCAAGTCTTAACatattatttgatctatgaagttttttttaatatcagTATGTAGTTATTTTTTTGGGATACTTTCAACCATAATTATAATTGTATCCAATGTGTTATCTTTCTTTTAACAAATACCAAATTGAGtgcatgaatgctatacttttttctcatgttttagtACATGAGTTAGGAATAAACTAATTACAATTGGTAAATTTTAACTGCTCACATGCattaatgctttttttttttttgtgatttgcTTTTGTTTACAGGTAAACTATGGTAACTTCATGCATGGACTGATGAAAGAGAACATACAATTGAACAGGAAAGTACTGTCTGAAATATCTATGCATGAACCATACAGTTTTAAGGCTCTCGTAGACATTTCCCGGAATGCCTTCCCCGGAAATAAAAATGTTGTGCTCCCTACAAGAAAAGCAGATATTTCAATCAATGTATAATTACCTGTTTTTGGTGTCTTTAGTAATGACTGTTTTTTGAACACTTAATTTCAACTGAACATTTTGGGAAATAAGAGAGGATTATTGCTTTCCTGAGTTGTTTCTTCTGCTTCTCTGTTTTCCTGTTTAATCATTTCGAAACgggtttttcatatatttaaagtAGGATCATGTTTGAATGTGTCGGATATTAATGCTAGACAAAATCGAAGTTTATTGGGAAAATTTTGACAAGAAACCTACTTTTCAGCAGCATGATAAAAAGTATATGAGTTAGTGCAGTTGAGAGATAAAAAGGACACCTGCATCCTGATTGTCTCATTGATATTTTGAGTACACAGATGCCATTTCTTACATCCCTAAACATTGTGGATGAGTTACATGATGCTATACAATCAGAATATTATCTAATCTAACTGTTATATTTTGTGAGTGAGGTCTTCACCTAAACTTCTCTTTTAACCATTGGTGTGGATTCAATTGCGGTTTAtgtttacatattaaataatttgaattacaTTATATAGTTTTAATTGATATTGTCAAATATCTTTCGTTAAATTAGAtgatgtgatttttttaattaaaaaaaattgttcacgTGATCAATATTATAAGCATGGAAGGTCAAGCAAATAAAATGTTAAGTTGGTGTCATAAGGTTTTCGACTGAGTGTTGGAAGATTTTTCAGCACTATTACAAAGAAGTGAAGGTAGATACATTgtctttgcttacatggttttcACGTAGCTTTAAATTGGCCACATGaacaacttttattttgaaaacgatATATAACCTAATTTAGAGGATGTATTTAGAGGAAGAAAGCCAACGTTTGCCAACGTTTACTCTCTGTATACGAAATCAAGGATGTATTTAGAGGAAGAAAGCCAGCGTTTGCTAGCAAATACTTAAAAAGAACAATGAAAGTTCTTTAGTAAGCTTAAGAAAGGTAAAGATTTTAGCCacacatttcaatttttaataatttatatagatAAACTATATGATAAAGCATCGGATAAATACTTCTATTAGACTTAAAAACCAAATGCATAAAGTAAGTAGTTTTcttctaatttaaatttaaaaagtaataaaaattaacgTTGTTGAGTATTTTCTATGTGTCCTTCAAATGTGGTCTATCTATTTATACGATAAGATAATGTTCATTGATAAGACATATTAGGTAGGCTCCATGCATATAAGATACGTTCCCTATTCTAGTCTAAACACGTGTCTTCATGGTTCTGAGCTCATGCAAATATAGCTTCGCAATATAAGACCTTGTAATACAGAGACCAAGTCTAATTGGTCAACCTGCGCACTTACCTCGTGAGCTTAATACTTGGGTCAAACCTGAAAACTGGTTAGGGTTGACCTAGGCCCAAACTTGAGACTGGTCTGAGTCGATAATTATCCTAATAATTCTTAATCTAACAAATAAAGTTTTTGAATGGATGATATACATGAGCTATGATGAACTTCCATGTTGGCTACTATCTATTAGTGGATTTGATTGGGTTTGCTCTACTCATTCCTGATGTGCAAGTTTTGCAGTCTCAATCTCTAAAGTTTGCTACCGTAGATGTTGTGATATTAATTGCCTTTTGCCATTCGATTTGGGGGACATCAGCAGTATTAAAGTAAAGAACTGGTTACTGTTAAATTTTCCCTCTAGCCTGCACAAAAGTTGGTTCCAAGTTCTTAGCTCTCTTCCTTTTCAAAAGGAATCATTGAATAATAACTAGACTCTCAGCTGTCTATtggaaattgattaaaaaaaataccaatCTAGTGAAAAATTTGAGACTTCCCATATCTAGTATCAGAGAGAGCAGAGTGTATTCAGTATTACAGTGGATAAAGCTACCATAAAGTCAGATCCCACATCACACCGGAAAAGCAAGCAGCAGCTTCTCCTCGTATTTATAAAGCAACTTGTAGATTGATTACAATTCACGGAGCCGTGTGATGAGCACAGAGCGAACTATTCTTTCGCCTTTTACTAAAGAATACCGTGTGCTCGTCACTATGAGCGGCATACGCCTATTTTTGGAAGGGTATTCCTAGGTGAATGCCCCCATTCCAATACTAGTACTAAAGGTTTCTTTATTCTAGGAACAAGCTTGTGCCCTTTAGATATGTTTTGGTGCTAAATAAAATGTTGAGAAGCTTTCAAGTTAACAAGCGAATACTTGAACAGAACAACGAAAGTTCTTTACCAAGCTTAGGAAAGGTGAAGGTTTTAAAGCATCGTATAAATAGTCCTATTAATAGACTTGAAAACCAAATGCATAAAGTAAGTaggttttttaaaaaagtaataaaaattaaaattgttgaGTAATTTTTATGTGTCCTTCAGATGTGATCTATTTATTTATATCGATACTCTATTCTAGACATGTGTCTTCATGGTTCTGAGCTCATACAAATGCAGCTTCGTAATATAGGACTTTGTAATACAGAGACTAAGTCTGATTGGTTTGCGCACTTACCCTGTGAGCTTAGTACTTGGGTCAAGTCTGCAAACTCGTTAGGGTCCAGTCTGACTAACTTACCAGCGAGCTTAGTACTTGGGTCAAGCCTACGAACTCATTAGGGTCGACCCAAACCCAAATCTGAGACAAGTTTGGGCCAATAATGATAATTATCCTAACAATTCTTAATCTAACAAATAAAGTTTTTGAACCATGTTTGCTACTATCTATAAGTGGATTAGATTGGGTTTGCTCTATTCATTCCTGATGTGCAAGTTTTGCATTCTCAATCTATGAAGTTTGCTACCCTAGATGTTGTACCCAGTCTGGATATTGATTGCTATTTGCCATTCTATTTTGGAGACATCAGCAGTATTAAAGTAAAGAACTGGTTACTGTTAAATTTTCCCTCTAGCCTGCACAAAAGTTGGTTCCAGGTTCTTAACTCTCTTCCTTTTCAAAAGGAATCATTGAATAATATCTAGACTCTCAGCTGTCTattataaattgattaaaaaaaaataccaatCTAGTGAAAAATCTGAGACTTCCCATATCTAGTATCAGTGAGAGCAGAATGTATTCAGTATTACAGTGGATAAAGCTACCATAAAGTCAGGTCCCACATCACACCGGAAAAGCAAGCAGCAGCTTCTCCTCGTATTTATAAAGCAACTTGTAGATTGACTACAATTCACGGAGCCGTGTGATGAGCACAGAGCGAACTATTCTTTCGCCTTTTACTAAAGAATACCGTGTGCTCGTCACTATGAGCGGCATACGCCTATTTTTGGAAGGGTATTCCTAGTTGAATGCCTCCATTCCAGTACTAGTACTAAAGGTTTCTTTATTCTTGGAACAAGCTTGTGCCCTTTAGATGTGTTTTGGTACTAAATAAAATGTTGAGAAGCTTTCAAGTTCTTCCTGAAGATGTCTTTTGTCATCTCTCCCTGTCCTCGTCTGTAATTCTTTATATCTACATTGTTAAAGCCAACTCAAGGAACAACCATTTTTTATAATGCCACTGTCATGTTATTGATTGGGAAAGAAAGGTTTAGGAAGTGTTGGGTGAGTGAATCAACAATGTGCCAAAGTATTAATAAGAAAGGATACGAGATTCCCACTTTGGAGCTTCTCCCTGGATAGGGCGGACTCCTGCTCTTCGCGCATCAAATTTACTTTTACCAGCAATGAATTCCATCATTCTTCATTATCACTACATCAAAGCAGTAAGTGTTGTTTCAGTTCACCTTCTGTACACTTCTTGCTTTGATTTTTGctaaatttagaatttcatatcCGTTTTCTTTAATTACTTTTGTTAGTTGATAATTTTGTTTGAAAAGAACATTTCAAGAattagtaaatggatcttcatatatttgtttgtgaattttgttaattggctTAATCTTCTTTGTTCATTGTTATGTTAAGAATCTCCTCCACGCTTGTTCCTCTGTAGCATGGTTTTTGTACATAATGATGAGTTCATTTCCTTATTTTGTTCTTATACTGTTCATAATTTCTCATGTGTTAATAGCAGGCTTGGATACCTTCTAATGGTTT is part of the Gossypium hirsutum isolate 1008001.06 chromosome D11, Gossypium_hirsutum_v2.1, whole genome shotgun sequence genome and encodes:
- the LOC107951719 gene encoding 50S ribosomal protein L20, yielding MNKKEILKLAKGFRGRAKNCIRIARERVEKALQYSYRDRRNKKRDMRSLWIQRINAGTRQHGVNYGNFMHGLMKENIQLNRKVLSEISMHEPYSFKALVDISRNAFPGNKNVVLPTRKADISINV